In Sphingomonas sp. M1-B02, the sequence TGATCCGCGCGCAGGAAGCGGCGAACAGCTACGATTCCGAAGGCCGCAAAGAAGCCACGCGGCAGTTCATCGACGAGAAGAGCTACAAGCCGGGCTTGGGCGCGTACGACAAGGACAAGGCGAAGGCATAAAAACTCCTCCCCGAGCTAGCTCGGGGAGGTGGCATCGCGCAGCGATGACGGAGGGGCCGCCGGGCAAAGCACGGCAGGAGGCGTTTGCCTCGAGCGGCTCCGCCGCGTGCCGCGGCGCCCCTCCACCATCGCTTCGCGACGGTCCCCCTCCCCCAGCAAGCTGGGGGAGGAATTTCCAGACAGGATAGCATGATGCCCGATCTTTCCCGCTTGCTCACCCCGCGCTCGGTTGCGATCGTCGGTGCGTCGCCTACCCCCGGGTCGCTCGGCAATTCGGTGCTCGCCAATCTGGTGCGCCACGGCTTTGCCGGCGACATCCACCTGATCAATCCCAAGCGCGACACGATCGACGGCCGGCCGTGCCTCAAGTCGATCGACGATCTGCCCGAGGACGTGGACGCCGCCGTGTTGGCGATCCCCGGCGGGGCAGCGATCGGCGCACTGCAGGCGCTCGCGGAACGCGGTGTCGGCGCGGCAGTGATCTTCGCCGCGGGCTTTGCCGAGGGCGGCGAGGAAGGGCTGGCGGCGCAGGCCGAAGTGGCAAGGATTGCTGCGCAGCATGGCATGGTGATCGAGGGGCCCAATTGCCTGGGCCTGGTCAATTATGTCGATGGCGTGCCGCTGACCTTCGTCGAAACGCCGGCACTGCGGCTGGGCGACCGGCCCGGAGTCGGCATCGTCTCGCAATCGGGGGCGATGGCGGTGGTGCTGGGCACCGTGCTGATGGGCAAGGATCTCGGCATCTCGATCTCGGTCTCGACCGGCAACGAAGCGGCCAGCGGCGTCGAGGACTATGTCGCGCATCTGATTCGAGAGCCGCACACCGGCGTCATCGCGATGATCGTCGAACAGTTCCGCAATCCCGCGCGCTTCCTGGCGCTGGCAGCGCAGGCGCAGGCGGCGGGCAAGACGATCGTCTTGTTGCACCCCGGCCAATCGAGCGCCGCGCGCGAATCGGCGGCGACGCACACCGGCGCGATGGCCGGCGACTGGGACGTGATGCGCGTCAAGGTCGAGCGCGCCGGCGTGGTGCTGGCGCACAACCTCGAGGAACTGGGCGACCTCGTCGATCTGGCGCTGCGTGCACAGCCGCTCGCGGCGGGCGGCACCGCGGTGTTGACCGAATCCGGCGCATTCAAGGCGCTGACGCTCGACCTTGCCGAAGCGATCGGGCTCGACCTGCCGGCGCTGGCCGGCAACACTGCGGCGCGGCTCCGGGCGGGGATGCCCGATTTCATCCCGGTCTCCAACCCGATGGACCTCACCGCGCAGGCCTTGGTCGATCCCGATCTGTATCGCCGGACGCTCGAGCCGCTGCTCGACGATCCCGCCATTTCCTCGGTGGTGCTGGCGATCATCCAGACCGACGAGGCGACCTCGGCGCGCAAATTCCCGCCGATCGTCGACGCGCTGACCGCGCTGGCGCCGCGCAAGACGGTGGTCTTCGCCGGGCTGGACGAAGGCGCCGGCGTGCCTGCCGACTATATCGCGCAGCTCCGCGCGCTGGGCGTGCCCTATTTCCCCTCGGCCGACCGCGCCTTCCGAGCGCTGGCGCGCTTGTCGCGCCACGCCGCGCGCGACCAGAGCATGAGCGGCGCAGTGCCCGTCGCGCTCGATGGCCTGGCAGCGGGAATCATCCCCGAATATCGCGCCAAGCAATTGCTGGCGCCGGCGGGCATCCCCTTCCCCGCCGGCGATCTCGCGACGAGCGTCGAGGCCGCGCAGGCCATCGCCGCGCGGATCGGCTATCCGGTCGTGATCAAGGCGCAGGCCTCCGAACTCTCGCACAAGAGCGACGCCGGCGGCGTAATCCTGAACCTCGCCGACGCCGAGGCGCTGGCGCGTGGCTGGGACCAGTTGCATGCCAATTTGGCGCAGCACGCGGCGGGGATGGCGCTTGAGGGCGTGCTGGTCGAAGCGATGGGCGCACGCGGCGTCGAGCTGATCGTCGGCGCGCGCAACGATCCCGAATGGGGCCCGGTGATCCTGGTCGGCATGGGCGGCGTCCAGGCCGAATTGCTCCATGACGTGCGGCTGATCGCGCCCGACCTCAGCGAAGCGGGGATCGTTGCGGAACTGAAGCAGCTCAAGAGCGCCGCCTTGTTCGACGGCTTCCGCGGCTCGCCGCCGCTCGATCTGGACGCGCTGACCGCGATGATAGCGCGGCTGGGCAGGGTGCTGGCCGGCACGCCCGCGATCCGCGAGATCGATCTCAACCCGGTTATCGTCTATCCGCGCGGGCAGGGCGTCATCGCACTCGATGCGCTGATCCGCGCCGAATGAACTGCTAGCTCGCGGGCGCGCTTTCGATCCGCGACAGAAGGTTGAGCAGTAATTGCCGCTCGAGATCGCTCAGGCCGGCGAGCAGCTTCCGTTCGTGCTCGGCGATCCGCGTCATGCACTCGGCGAGCAGCGCCTTGCCCGATGCGGTGAGCGCCAGCGAGAAGGAGCGGCGGTCGCTCGGGGTCATCGTCCGCTCGATCGCGGCGCGTTCGACCAATTCGTTGATCAACGACACCATGTTGGCGCGCTTGATGCCGAGTATCTTGCCGACCGCGCCCTGATTGATCCCGGGATTGGCATCGACGATCGCAAGGATGCCGACGAGCACCTGGCGCATCCCCGTGCCCTCGACCGCGGCACGGAAATCGAGCGCGAACTCGCCCGAGGCGCGGCGCAGATGAAAGCCGACAAGAGGGGAAAGGCTGCCGAAGCTGACGTTTTTACGCGACATCTCCCAAATGAAAGCGGGGTTTGCGTCGCCAGTCAACCGGCGCGTGGCGCGCAATCCTCCCGAACTTCGCGCATATGCGGGGCGCACAAGGTCGGGAAGCCGCGGGTGGCCGCAAGCATACGCGCCGCGTCTCCACGATAGAATTGCCAGCCGGCGGTGGTGCCGGTGCGGCTCGCGGCGATTGCGGAGGCGATCCGTTCGATAAGCGTCATCGCCGGCTCAGGCGCGCGTAGTGCGCCAGCCTTCCTGATAGGTTTCGCGCGCCACCCGCGAATAGGGCACCGGACTGACAACGGCGCGGACCTCGATCTGCCTGTGCGGCTCGACGGTGGTCTTGCGGGTGCCGCCGTCGGGCTCGCCCCACACCACCTTGAGCTCGGTGCCGACCGGGATCTCATGATCGACCGTAGCCAGGCTCAGCGCCGATTTCTCGTTATAGCTATAGCCGGTGAACATCGACAGGCCGACGGTGCGGCCGCCCGAATCCACGACCTTGTCGTAATTGGACGAGGCGTAATTCGCGAGCGGCAGATCGAAGAATTTGTAATTTTCGCCATCCGGATCGACCATCGAGGCGAAGATCTTGGCCATGTCCTCGGCATTCCAGGCCAGCGTCACCTTGCGCCGCTGGGCATCCTTGTCGAGCGCCTCCAGCGCCTCGCGGCCGTGGAAATCATGGTCGAACTTCACGAACGGGCCATAACCAAGCTCGTACGGGTTCAGATAATAGTCCTCGATGCTCTCGCCGACGAAGCTGCCGCCGATGCCGCCGGTCGCCTCATAGCTGTCCGCGCCGAGCCATTCGCGATAGCCCTTGAGCTTCTCGCCGGTGTAGATCGCCGGCAGCGGCGAGGGGATCCAGCCGCTCTCCAGCGTGTTCGACGGATAAGCGCGGCTGCCGCAGGCGAGCATGCCGAATTCCTTGCCGGCTTCGAGGATCGCGTTGCGCACCTCTTCCTGCTCTTCATAGGGACCCCAGATTTCGAGCCCCGGTGCGCCGGACATGCCGTGGCGCAGCGTGCGGATCGTCTTTCCGGCGATGTTCATCGTGCTCATGTTGAAGAATTTGAGCTGCTCGACCGGGCCGCCATTGAGCTTCTCGATGATCGCCCAGGCATTGGGGCCCTGGATCTGGAAGCGCCAGTTGACGCGCTTGACCGGCTTGCCCATCGGCCGCGCCGGGCTGCGGTCGTCCTTGATGATCTCGACGTCATAGCCACCCGTCTGGGCGTGGTACATCAGCCAGTTGGCAGCGGGCGCGCGGCCGACATAGACGAACTGCTCCTCGGCCAGATAGAAGAGGATGCCGTCGCCGATGACATGGCCGTAGGGCGTGGTCGGGACATATTGCTTGGCCTTGTTGACCGCAAACCCCTTCATCGAATTGATCGCGGTGTCGCTGATCAGCTTGAGCGCATCGGGCCCGCTGATGAACAGATCGACCATATGGTGCGACTGGTCGAACAGCACCGCCGAGTGCTGCCAGGCATATTGCTCGCTACGCCAGTTCGAGAATTCGGGCGCGACCACCGGATAGACATAGGCGCCGATCTGCGCGTTGCGCAGCATTTCGACCGGGTCTCCTGCGGCGCCGAGCACCTGTTCCAGATTGGTTGCCGTCATGTCGATATCCTCTCGCTCGCAATTGCCGGGCGCCGCTTTCGGGCGCTGTCGGCACCACTCTATTCCGGGGCAAATTGATATGCAACGCATACAGTTTCGATGTCGCCTAGACAGGTTTTCGCGAACCCGGCATGCGTAGCGGGCATGGGACACGAAGCTTGAACGAGGATAAAAGCGCGGCGGCGGACGATGGTGGGGTCGGCGCGATCAACGATATCGTCGGCTTCCACATCCGGCTGGCGCATGGCGCGGTCTATCGCCACTTCATGGAAAGCTTCGCGCATCTCGACCTTACCCAGAAGCAGGTCTCGGTGCTGTGGCTGGTGAGCGACCATCCCGGCATCGCCCAGGCCGATCTCGCGCAGCGGCTGCAGATGGACCGGGCGACGGTGATGGCGATCGTCAATCGGCTGCAGGCACGCGACTATCTCGAGCGCGGCATGTCGCAGGTCGACCGGCGGCGGCAGACGCTGATGCTGCGCCCCGCCGGACACGAGGCGCTACGCGCGGCGCGCACGGCGATCGTCGACCACGAGCATTGGCTGACCTCGCGCTTCACGAAACGCGAGGTGGCGCAACTGGTTGGGTTGCTGACGCGGATCCACGGGTGACCGCGCACGTCATCCCGGGGAGACCGGGATGACGCTGGAAGGTCAGAATGCGCTGGAAAGCTGGACGAACCAGTTGCGCGGCCGGGCGAAGATACGCTCCGCGTAACCGAGCGTGCCCAGCGATGCGTTGCCCTGGATCAGATAGCGCGCGTCGAGGATGTTGGCGATGCCGGCGCTCGCCTCGATTCCGCTGGGCAGCTTGAGGGTGAGCGAGGCATTGCCGACGAAGAAGCCGTCCTCCTCGATCGAGCGGATGCTGCCCGTGATGAACGTCACCTTCGACGTGTAGCTGCCGTCGATCCGCGGGGTCAGCGTCATCTCGTTGCCCAGGCCGATGGCATAGGAGATGCCGAAATTGCCCTGGAATTCTGGGGTGAAGGGCAAATCGTCGCCCGGTGCGACGGTGGCGGTGGCGCCGGGGACCGGGGTGATGCTCTTGATCTTGTCGCGCAGGATGCTGCCCCCGGCATCGAAGACCAGCCCCCAGGGCGAGCGATAGCTCACTTCCGCCTCGAAGCCGCGCATCCGCGCCTCGCCGGCGTTGAACAGCAAGGGTACCACGCCCTGGCGGAAGATCAGCTGGATATCCTGATATTCGGCCTGGAACGCCGCCAGGTTGAGCCGGAGCCGGCCGAACTGCATCTTGGCGCCGACTTCGTAGCTGGTGACCTTTTCCTGATCGAACGGCACCGGCACGTTGCCGACGGGCGCGGCATTGTAGCGCGTGTTGAACCCGCCCGATTTGAAGCTGCGTGCATAGGAGGCGTAGGTGCTGAGCGATTCAGTCCAGCGATATTGCAGGCTGGCCGAGCCGGTGAGCGCCGCGAAGGTGCGCGTGTTGGGCGTGTTGAAGATGAACAAGGGTCCACCCTGCGGTGCCGCGAGCGTCGGCAGCGGGTTCGGATCGGGCAGCGTCGCGGGGAAGAGATTGAAGACCGTGCCCTGATAGAGTTTGGTATCGGAGGTGTAGCGCAGCCCGCCGCTGATCTCGAGCCCGGCCGCCGGCTTGACGCTGACTTCGCCGAACGCCGCGACCGAATCGGTCTTCAGCCGCGAGACCTGCAGATCGCGGCTGGCGGGGCCGCCGCGGAGCAACGAGTTGATCACCGGCGGTGAGGGCGGGAAGGCGAGCGGCACGGTCGCCCGCTCCGCGGTATCCTCGTTGAAATAATAGCCGCCGATGATCGCGCTGACCGTGTTGAAGTCGAGCTGCAGCTGGACTTCCTGGCTGAACTGCTGCGACTTTCCGCCGACATCGGTGGTGATCATCGTGAAGGGCGTATTGTCGGCATCGCGAATGCCGCGTGACTGGGTCTCGCGATAGGCGGTGATCAGCTTGATCGAGGCTTGCTCGGTCAGGCGGATATTGCCGGTCGCGGCCACGCCCCACACTTCAGAGGTGCTGAGCACCGCAGCGGTGCCGCCGTTCACGAAGTCCCCGCGCTGCTGGAAGTCGTTGGCGCAGCGCGAATCATTGATCAGGGGCACGTTGGGCGCGCCGAAGCGGGGGTTGCCGGGCGCGAACGGGGCGAAGGGGATGGTCGCCCCCGGGCAGCCTGCGGCCACGCTGACGATAGCGGCGACCGGCGCCTGCTCGTTGATCTCGGCGAAGGTGAAGGGCGCGCCATGTTCGTTGCGCTTCGAATAATCGGCGCGAAGGAACAGATCGAAGGCGCCCGACGGCTCCCATTTGAGCGCGGCGTTGAACGACTGGCTGTTGTCATTGCCCAGATCGAGCCCGTCGAACGCGCGGATCACATAGCCATCGCGCTTGCGGAAGCCGCCCGAGACCCGCGCCGCCACGGTCTCGCCGATCGGGATGTTGAGCGCGGCGAAGCCTTCATAGAGATTGTCGGTGCCGACGCGGAAGCGCGCGCGACCGCCGAACACGCCGAGTTCGGGCTGGCGGGTGCGCACCAGGATGGCGCCGCCGATCGTGTTGCGGCCGAACAGCGTGCCCTGCGGTCCGCGCAGCACTTCGACGCCTTCGATATCGCCGAAATCGATCGCTCCGCCGACGGCGCGGCCGAGATAGACTTCGTCGAGATAGATGCCGACGCCGGGATCGACCGCCGCGGTGGGGTCGACCTGACCGACGCCGCGGATGAACACGACCGACGACGCGCTGTTGCCCGAAAGCTGGCCGGCGGGCTTGAACTGAAGGCTGGGGGTGACCCGCTCGAGGTCCTGGGTCTGGAGGATCTGGCGGGTTTCGAGCATCTCGGCGCTGAACGCCGTGACCGCAACCGGCGTATCCTGCAGCCGCTCGGCCCGGCGCCGGGCAGTGACGAGGATGTCGCCATCGTCGGCCGCCTGCTCTGCGGCATCGACCGTCGGATCCGGATCAGGGGTTACAGTCTGGGCACTGGCAGGAGTGGCGATTGCACCGGCAAG encodes:
- a CDS encoding acetate--CoA ligase family protein, with translation MPDLSRLLTPRSVAIVGASPTPGSLGNSVLANLVRHGFAGDIHLINPKRDTIDGRPCLKSIDDLPEDVDAAVLAIPGGAAIGALQALAERGVGAAVIFAAGFAEGGEEGLAAQAEVARIAAQHGMVIEGPNCLGLVNYVDGVPLTFVETPALRLGDRPGVGIVSQSGAMAVVLGTVLMGKDLGISISVSTGNEAASGVEDYVAHLIREPHTGVIAMIVEQFRNPARFLALAAQAQAAGKTIVLLHPGQSSAARESAATHTGAMAGDWDVMRVKVERAGVVLAHNLEELGDLVDLALRAQPLAAGGTAVLTESGAFKALTLDLAEAIGLDLPALAGNTAARLRAGMPDFIPVSNPMDLTAQALVDPDLYRRTLEPLLDDPAISSVVLAIIQTDEATSARKFPPIVDALTALAPRKTVVFAGLDEGAGVPADYIAQLRALGVPYFPSADRAFRALARLSRHAARDQSMSGAVPVALDGLAAGIIPEYRAKQLLAPAGIPFPAGDLATSVEAAQAIAARIGYPVVIKAQASELSHKSDAGGVILNLADAEALARGWDQLHANLAQHAAGMALEGVLVEAMGARGVELIVGARNDPEWGPVILVGMGGVQAELLHDVRLIAPDLSEAGIVAELKQLKSAALFDGFRGSPPLDLDALTAMIARLGRVLAGTPAIREIDLNPVIVYPRGQGVIALDALIRAE
- a CDS encoding MarR family winged helix-turn-helix transcriptional regulator codes for the protein MSRKNVSFGSLSPLVGFHLRRASGEFALDFRAAVEGTGMRQVLVGILAIVDANPGINQGAVGKILGIKRANMVSLINELVERAAIERTMTPSDRRSFSLALTASGKALLAECMTRIAEHERKLLAGLSDLERQLLLNLLSRIESAPAS
- the ligM gene encoding vanillate/3-O-methylgallate O-demethylase; translated protein: MTATNLEQVLGAAGDPVEMLRNAQIGAYVYPVVAPEFSNWRSEQYAWQHSAVLFDQSHHMVDLFISGPDALKLISDTAINSMKGFAVNKAKQYVPTTPYGHVIGDGILFYLAEEQFVYVGRAPAANWLMYHAQTGGYDVEIIKDDRSPARPMGKPVKRVNWRFQIQGPNAWAIIEKLNGGPVEQLKFFNMSTMNIAGKTIRTLRHGMSGAPGLEIWGPYEEQEEVRNAILEAGKEFGMLACGSRAYPSNTLESGWIPSPLPAIYTGEKLKGYREWLGADSYEATGGIGGSFVGESIEDYYLNPYELGYGPFVKFDHDFHGREALEALDKDAQRRKVTLAWNAEDMAKIFASMVDPDGENYKFFDLPLANYASSNYDKVVDSGGRTVGLSMFTGYSYNEKSALSLATVDHEIPVGTELKVVWGEPDGGTRKTTVEPHRQIEVRAVVSPVPYSRVARETYQEGWRTTRA
- a CDS encoding MarR family winged helix-turn-helix transcriptional regulator, with amino-acid sequence MNEDKSAAADDGGVGAINDIVGFHIRLAHGAVYRHFMESFAHLDLTQKQVSVLWLVSDHPGIAQADLAQRLQMDRATVMAIVNRLQARDYLERGMSQVDRRRQTLMLRPAGHEALRAARTAIVDHEHWLTSRFTKREVAQLVGLLTRIHG
- a CDS encoding TonB-dependent receptor, with protein sequence MSISHIRRTMFAGSLATIALCLAGAIATPASAQTVTPDPDPTVDAAEQAADDGDILVTARRRAERLQDTPVAVTAFSAEMLETRQILQTQDLERVTPSLQFKPAGQLSGNSASSVVFIRGVGQVDPTAAVDPGVGIYLDEVYLGRAVGGAIDFGDIEGVEVLRGPQGTLFGRNTIGGAILVRTRQPELGVFGGRARFRVGTDNLYEGFAALNIPIGETVAARVSGGFRKRDGYVIRAFDGLDLGNDNSQSFNAALKWEPSGAFDLFLRADYSKRNEHGAPFTFAEINEQAPVAAIVSVAAGCPGATIPFAPFAPGNPRFGAPNVPLINDSRCANDFQQRGDFVNGGTAAVLSTSEVWGVAATGNIRLTEQASIKLITAYRETQSRGIRDADNTPFTMITTDVGGKSQQFSQEVQLQLDFNTVSAIIGGYYFNEDTAERATVPLAFPPSPPVINSLLRGGPASRDLQVSRLKTDSVAAFGEVSVKPAAGLEISGGLRYTSDTKLYQGTVFNLFPATLPDPNPLPTLAAPQGGPLFIFNTPNTRTFAALTGSASLQYRWTESLSTYASYARSFKSGGFNTRYNAAPVGNVPVPFDQEKVTSYEVGAKMQFGRLRLNLAAFQAEYQDIQLIFRQGVVPLLFNAGEARMRGFEAEVSYRSPWGLVFDAGGSILRDKIKSITPVPGATATVAPGDDLPFTPEFQGNFGISYAIGLGNEMTLTPRIDGSYTSKVTFITGSIRSIEEDGFFVGNASLTLKLPSGIEASAGIANILDARYLIQGNASLGTLGYAERIFARPRNWFVQLSSAF